One segment of Proteus appendicitidis DNA contains the following:
- a CDS encoding LysR family transcriptional regulator, producing MFFSRKINQFFAVATCQSLVKAAEQINVTPSALRHGINELENQIGKSLIKRSKSGMDLTPAGKTLYERLYPYYEKIRKIENQILTSNEDKISLSIKLDGLYYPDLKTKLLEIRQKNNQYSLSLEDGYIDDIKEELFDKEFDLVISSLEFDYPQKNINAINLCTQKVGLLVNKKLFEQYPNTKTFFAKETLIQRNSTLQNPIFSTIFSKLKNQGYQYHTLGLTEMADVLHCVDEGAGYCFMPENIHYISTITNDEVQFIRSPFPFDIFLHQKVYFKKENNKKLADIAMTLR from the coding sequence ATGTTTTTCTCACGAAAAATAAATCAGTTCTTTGCCGTTGCGACTTGTCAAAGCCTAGTAAAAGCAGCGGAACAAATCAATGTTACCCCATCCGCACTACGCCACGGTATTAATGAACTCGAAAACCAAATTGGTAAGTCTCTAATTAAACGCTCCAAAAGCGGCATGGATCTTACCCCTGCGGGAAAAACACTTTATGAACGTTTATATCCCTATTATGAAAAAATTAGAAAAATTGAAAATCAGATACTGACCTCAAATGAGGATAAAATCTCACTCTCCATTAAATTGGATGGTCTTTATTACCCTGATTTAAAAACAAAATTGTTAGAGATCCGACAAAAAAATAATCAATACAGCCTGTCTTTAGAAGACGGTTATATCGATGATATTAAAGAGGAACTTTTTGATAAAGAGTTTGATCTTGTGATTTCTTCTCTTGAGTTTGACTATCCACAAAAAAATATCAACGCAATCAATTTATGCACACAAAAAGTCGGCTTATTAGTAAATAAGAAGCTCTTTGAACAATATCCCAATACCAAAACATTTTTTGCCAAAGAAACCTTGATACAAAGAAACAGCACTTTACAAAACCCAATATTCTCAACGATTTTTAGTAAGCTAAAAAATCAAGGTTATCAATACCATACTTTAGGTTTAACAGAAATGGCGGATGTTTTGCACTGCGTTGATGAGGGGGCGGGTTACTGCTTTATGCCTGAAAATATTCATTATATTTCAACCATTACAAACGATGAAGTGCAGTTTATTCGTTCTCCTTTTCCTTTTGATATTTTCTTACATCAAAAAGTCTATTTTAAAAAAGAGAATAATAAGAAATTAGCCGATATCGCAATGACACTACGTTAA
- a CDS encoding regulatory protein RecX: protein MTYQELYQYAIFMLSRRDYGTVELQRRLARRIRESDREAQTVTDETCLPQVMEHLLENHYLDDNRTVYAFFRSYLNKSYGPLRIRQELRVKGFPGEIIERLFEEDETDWYTLCQEVHEKKFGGGQPKDFKEKAKHIRYLQYRGFTSDTINALF from the coding sequence ATGACCTATCAAGAGCTTTATCAGTACGCTATTTTTATGCTCTCTCGCCGTGATTACGGCACCGTAGAGCTTCAACGTCGCCTAGCGCGAAGAATAAGAGAAAGTGATCGAGAAGCACAAACCGTCACTGATGAAACATGCTTACCTCAAGTGATGGAACATTTATTAGAAAATCATTATCTTGATGATAATCGTACTGTTTATGCTTTCTTTCGCAGTTATTTAAACAAATCTTATGGTCCTTTGCGTATTCGTCAAGAATTACGCGTAAAAGGTTTCCCTGGTGAAATTATTGAACGCCTCTTCGAAGAAGATGAAACTGACTGGTATACCCTTTGCCAAGAGGTTCATGAAAAAAAATTTGGTGGTGGTCAACCCAAAGATTTTAAAGAGAAAGCGAAACACATTCGTTATCTACAATACCGAGGGTTTACCTCTGACACGATTAATGCGCTGTTTTAA
- a CDS encoding BamA/TamA family outer membrane protein — MVKYPFILGLAFASLFISHTAQAQHFPDRQQIDQWLVGLGGENSFDRNKTIDWGILPGPFYTPELELGVGIALVGLYQADSRPDSKISSLSLSGFGSSTGAFGMTFSNYTYLADDTWRFYLTGSLNNVPTNYWGEGYHEGRVKDHFGEYRSQELHLTPTLLRQIAQNTYIGLGWDYSNLQAAAPDAPFKAYMDKRDLPLRSTSSGLSLRFTYDSRDFLPNASQGQAFDISYTHYSPDTGSNNRFNATQMQYNYYYPLSDSAVLAFDNYARFTSGDVPWSQLSKLSNGHQMRGYYEGRYQDNHVFSTQLEYRQKLDWRHGIALWIGGGTLSDQARDLGQGHWLPSVGVGYRFEFKPRMNVRLDFGIGKESTGFYFQVGEAF, encoded by the coding sequence ATGGTTAAATACCCTTTTATTTTGGGGCTGGCATTTGCCAGCCTCTTTATTTCACACACAGCACAAGCACAACATTTTCCAGATAGACAACAAATAGACCAATGGTTAGTTGGCTTAGGGGGAGAAAATAGCTTCGACCGCAACAAAACGATCGACTGGGGAATATTGCCTGGCCCCTTTTATACGCCAGAATTAGAGCTTGGTGTGGGCATTGCCCTTGTCGGGCTTTATCAAGCCGATAGTCGCCCTGATAGCAAAATTTCTTCACTCTCTTTAAGTGGCTTTGGTTCATCAACGGGCGCTTTTGGGATGACCTTTAGCAACTACACTTATCTCGCGGATGATACTTGGCGCTTTTATCTCACAGGCTCGTTAAACAATGTGCCAACCAATTATTGGGGAGAGGGTTATCATGAAGGTCGTGTTAAAGATCATTTTGGTGAATACCGCTCTCAAGAATTACATTTAACACCGACTTTATTGCGTCAAATCGCCCAAAACACCTATATCGGATTAGGCTGGGACTATTCAAATTTACAAGCCGCAGCCCCAGACGCCCCCTTTAAAGCGTATATGGATAAACGCGATTTACCTTTGCGCTCCACAAGCTCTGGGTTAAGTCTCCGCTTTACTTACGACAGCCGTGATTTTTTGCCTAATGCGAGTCAAGGGCAGGCATTTGATATTAGTTATACTCACTATTCTCCGGATACAGGTAGTAATAACCGCTTTAATGCGACACAAATGCAATATAACTACTATTATCCTTTAAGTGACAGTGCGGTTTTAGCTTTTGATAATTATGCCCGCTTCACATCAGGCGATGTGCCTTGGAGCCAACTTTCTAAGTTAAGTAATGGGCACCAGATGCGCGGTTATTACGAAGGGCGATATCAAGATAATCACGTCTTTTCAACGCAATTAGAGTACCGCCAAAAACTTGATTGGCGTCACGGCATTGCACTTTGGATTGGCGGCGGTACGTTAAGTGATCAAGCCCGTGATTTAGGTCAAGGTCATTGGCTACCCAGTGTCGGTGTGGGTTATCGATTTGAATTTAAGCCACGCATGAATGTACGTCTCGATTTTGGTATAGGTAAAGAAAGTACAGGATTCTATTTTCAAGTAGGTGAAGCATTTTGA
- a CDS encoding DUF4056 domain-containing protein, with product MFKRFLFINTMTFFLFITGCTQVTPVNSIHANMESVTNEEAAQAWQTPPPLTAPNGLRPCCAFGYDLKVKVFEIPVPFYRIDNIVEASKLGSHRYNDSFLLGTAAVLGIGSERSGLVYSHKGGFLDIAHIRDTADYTYYLFSHIYPNLGQEWTLTLSDELAQRKIHFNAFTPPKNEAQRYTLSAYLAARLGYRLAIWHEIAQWYGFRSVPGFSEGISAFSPEDLYSNLIGARLSLTLILNGYTTSLEQYNQSMQGIIPSALYQLEAQPRQLTQQWFDVIDGQWWDSQQRVPDKFLVLMRDYHISDKRYPVLPFEEIASPHYLTLPSAYSGYILEQLAEFQLWPTNHMEDLPRPKSYWREADFTDLTEKAHEIDDKTRPKTTKFD from the coding sequence ATGTTCAAGCGTTTTCTTTTTATCAACACCATGACCTTCTTCTTATTTATTACAGGTTGTACTCAAGTCACACCTGTTAATTCCATTCACGCCAATATGGAAAGCGTCACTAATGAAGAAGCAGCCCAAGCTTGGCAAACACCACCGCCTCTTACCGCACCTAATGGCTTAAGACCTTGCTGTGCTTTTGGCTATGACTTAAAAGTTAAAGTATTTGAAATACCCGTTCCTTTTTATCGTATTGATAATATTGTTGAAGCCTCAAAACTCGGTAGTCATCGTTATAACGACAGTTTTTTGCTCGGCACTGCAGCAGTATTAGGGATTGGCAGCGAAAGATCGGGTTTAGTTTACTCTCATAAAGGTGGGTTTCTTGATATTGCCCATATTCGTGACACCGCAGATTATACTTATTATCTCTTTAGTCATATTTATCCTAATTTAGGGCAAGAGTGGACACTGACTCTGAGTGATGAACTCGCACAACGTAAAATACACTTTAATGCTTTTACACCACCTAAAAATGAAGCACAGCGTTATACCTTAAGTGCCTATCTTGCTGCTCGATTAGGTTATCGTCTTGCAATATGGCATGAGATTGCACAGTGGTATGGTTTTCGTTCGGTGCCCGGGTTTTCAGAAGGGATATCCGCATTTTCACCCGAAGATCTCTACTCTAACTTGATTGGCGCTCGTCTTTCACTTACCTTGATCCTTAATGGTTACACCACCAGCCTTGAGCAATATAACCAATCGATGCAGGGCATTATCCCTTCTGCACTTTATCAATTAGAGGCTCAGCCTCGTCAATTAACTCAGCAATGGTTTGATGTGATTGATGGGCAATGGTGGGATAGTCAGCAACGTGTACCCGATAAATTTTTAGTTTTAATGCGTGATTATCATATTTCTGATAAACGCTATCCGGTCTTACCTTTTGAGGAAATAGCATCGCCTCATTACCTCACATTACCTAGTGCTTATTCCGGTTATATTTTAGAACAATTAGCAGAATTTCAGCTTTGGCCAACAAATCATATGGAAGATTTACCTCGCCCCAAAAGCTATTGGCGTGAAGCGGATTTTACTGATTTAACAGAAAAAGCACACGAAATTGATGATAAAACCAGACCAAAAACAACAAAATTTGACTAA
- a CDS encoding protein bax, whose amino-acid sequence MPSQLMRTSAVFAFLISLLFTGVSFASTSTGSSQILQAYSFKSTSTPLPDLKKYPSGTQRKKAFLNVVVPIIDNVNNKILRDREWLLAQRKAQHWGSAELKKLREICQYYGVTCTSPKKVNWDSLLTRVDIIPTHFVATQAATESGWGTSKLAQQNNNLFGMRCGSQSCNNVPGKTKGYAAYPDIEGSVIAYMRNLNTHRAYNSLRSSRAQQRMTQQQLDSRQLITDLKGYSELGSSYNDYLTEMFDSNKKLITQVQLQSKQES is encoded by the coding sequence ATGCCCTCTCAATTGATGAGGACAAGTGCCGTCTTCGCTTTCTTGATTTCACTACTCTTTACTGGTGTAAGCTTTGCTTCAACCAGTACCGGCAGTTCCCAGATTCTGCAGGCATATTCTTTCAAGAGCACGTCCACACCGTTGCCAGATTTGAAAAAATATCCATCGGGAACACAGCGTAAGAAAGCGTTTTTAAATGTCGTAGTTCCTATTATTGACAACGTTAATAATAAGATTTTGAGAGATCGTGAGTGGTTACTCGCTCAACGTAAAGCCCAGCACTGGGGCAGCGCAGAGTTAAAAAAACTGCGTGAGATCTGTCAATACTATGGCGTTACATGTACCAGCCCCAAAAAAGTAAATTGGGATTCGTTATTGACTCGCGTTGACATTATTCCGACACACTTTGTCGCAACGCAAGCCGCTACAGAATCAGGTTGGGGCACATCGAAGTTGGCACAGCAAAACAATAACTTATTCGGTATGCGATGTGGGAGTCAGTCTTGCAATAATGTACCAGGGAAAACCAAAGGCTATGCAGCCTACCCTGATATTGAAGGCTCTGTGATTGCTTATATGCGTAATCTCAATACGCACCGCGCCTATAATTCATTGCGCTCCTCAAGAGCACAGCAAAGAATGACGCAACAGCAACTCGACTCTCGCCAGTTAATCACTGACTTGAAAGGTTACTCAGAATTGGGTTCAAGTTATAACGATTATCTGACCGAAATGTTCGACTCAAATAAAAAACTGATCACCCAAGTTCAGTTACAGTCGAAACAAGAAAGTTAG
- a CDS encoding MBOAT family O-acyltransferase gives MNFFSFEFLGAFVSFFILYWLFQKQVKIQNILLITVSYAFLFYADYRPAIILLSYTLFIYLLANILTKYTSSKVIYWLLGLLVAVYFTAFKYYSFFQESLTQAFQQWGLSIELPLIELLAPLGLSFYIFHSVSYVVSVCRKEIPKAPFLDVVLYLCFFPSIVAGPINRAKEFLPQIQAPARKIIDYKGAIMLIVLAIAKLFWLSGWFSTNYVDPVFNAPDLAQSGQVLTAVYAYAWHIYFNFSGYTNLVTGIALLLGFAVPRNFNAPYLAINLADFWRRWHISLSTFIRDYVYIPLGGNRKGVIRQNFNAFAAMVISGLWHGAAMTFIIWGAIHGIGVVLLNIKHRLFPVKKNAPPTALSSLNMLLSWIITFHFVCFAWIFFRSQTVGDALILIQQLFSAGAWASLQAEGLTLFMFWGLFLLYPCFVTLKDIVARLEKRVPWYVYPLPLALILTIIFMLSPDGVPGFIYASF, from the coding sequence ATGAATTTTTTTTCATTCGAGTTTCTCGGAGCCTTTGTTAGCTTTTTTATTCTATACTGGCTCTTCCAAAAGCAGGTCAAGATCCAAAATATCCTACTAATTACAGTTAGTTATGCTTTTCTCTTTTATGCGGATTATCGTCCTGCGATTATCTTATTAAGCTATACGCTCTTTATTTATTTACTGGCAAATATATTAACTAAGTACACATCTTCTAAAGTCATCTATTGGCTATTGGGATTATTGGTTGCTGTCTATTTTACTGCCTTTAAATACTATTCATTTTTCCAAGAAAGCCTCACTCAAGCCTTCCAACAATGGGGACTCAGTATTGAGCTTCCTCTGATTGAATTGCTGGCACCATTAGGACTCTCTTTCTATATTTTCCACTCGGTCAGTTATGTGGTTTCCGTTTGTCGAAAAGAGATCCCTAAAGCGCCTTTTTTAGATGTCGTTCTTTATTTATGCTTTTTCCCAAGCATAGTTGCAGGGCCAATTAATCGCGCGAAAGAATTTCTCCCGCAAATTCAGGCACCGGCACGTAAAATCATTGATTATAAAGGGGCGATAATGCTAATTGTTTTAGCTATCGCAAAACTCTTTTGGTTAAGTGGTTGGTTCTCAACAAACTATGTCGATCCGGTATTTAATGCCCCCGATTTAGCGCAAAGTGGACAAGTGCTAACGGCTGTCTATGCCTATGCGTGGCATATCTATTTCAACTTCTCGGGTTACACCAATCTTGTTACAGGTATTGCCTTATTACTTGGCTTTGCCGTACCTCGTAACTTTAATGCCCCGTATTTAGCGATAAACTTGGCTGATTTCTGGCGTCGCTGGCATATTAGTTTATCTACCTTTATTCGCGATTACGTCTATATTCCTTTAGGGGGTAATCGTAAAGGAGTCATTAGACAAAACTTCAATGCTTTTGCTGCGATGGTGATTTCAGGATTGTGGCATGGCGCAGCAATGACCTTTATTATTTGGGGTGCCATTCACGGTATTGGTGTGGTGTTATTAAATATTAAACACCGCCTGTTCCCGGTGAAGAAAAATGCGCCACCTACTGCGTTATCTTCGTTAAATATGTTGTTGTCATGGATCATCACGTTCCACTTTGTTTGCTTTGCGTGGATCTTTTTCCGCAGTCAAACCGTGGGAGATGCTTTGATCCTAATACAGCAACTCTTTAGTGCGGGTGCTTGGGCATCATTACAAGCAGAAGGCTTAACCCTCTTTATGTTCTGGGGACTTTTCTTACTTTACCCTTGCTTTGTCACCTTAAAGGATATTGTAGCTCGTCTTGAGAAAAGAGTGCCGTGGTATGTTTATCCTCTGCCACTTGCGTTGATCCTCACAATTATTTTTATGTTGTCTCCAGATGGGGTGCCAGGATTTATTTATGCCAGCTTTTGA
- a CDS encoding SGNH/GDSL hydrolase family protein, with protein MPAFDFCSNLKKTAKVALMVLFSTLLLIWLNQTSLERFWQQQYHRPAPWSGLSHYYAWQVGGQLRDGVFVAIESYGDYLQVNHPDNQAKPIEKSSTLEQLPEGFAVGLHFFNGYTRPASQLTQRFPQLLQRKQAMGGLPYHSVTDVSDAALEALKPIVQKTEIILSPQDKVLFAGDSMMQGVAPLLKRQLQTDYNISSIDLSKQSTGLAYPRFFNWPQTIATRLASDDSIKLLVVFLGPNDPWDMPPDGGGRYLKFASEAWESAYRARIASIIENARQNNVTVIWVGPPNMRKQKLSEGMAYLDKLYREEAEKMGEIYLSVNDMFKYEKDIYSDYMGDGSSRVKLRAGDGIHFSLKGQQIIAQHVFSRIHLQEETKEDNAVDDVKDKNTVIVNETTNAHP; from the coding sequence ATGCCAGCTTTTGATTTCTGCTCAAACTTAAAAAAGACAGCAAAAGTCGCTTTAATGGTGCTATTTAGCACCCTCTTGCTGATTTGGCTAAACCAAACATCACTAGAGCGCTTTTGGCAACAGCAATATCATCGCCCTGCGCCTTGGTCTGGGCTTTCTCACTATTATGCTTGGCAAGTGGGAGGACAACTGCGTGATGGCGTATTTGTTGCGATAGAAAGCTATGGTGATTATCTACAAGTTAATCATCCTGATAATCAGGCAAAGCCAATAGAAAAAAGCTCTACGTTGGAGCAACTTCCTGAAGGCTTTGCGGTGGGATTGCATTTCTTTAATGGTTATACACGACCAGCATCCCAATTAACGCAACGCTTTCCGCAATTATTACAGCGTAAACAAGCAATGGGGGGATTACCTTACCATTCAGTTACGGATGTGTCTGATGCTGCTTTGGAAGCCTTAAAGCCTATCGTTCAGAAAACAGAAATTATCTTGTCACCTCAAGATAAAGTCTTATTTGCTGGCGACTCAATGATGCAAGGCGTTGCTCCTTTACTTAAGCGTCAACTGCAAACGGATTACAACATCAGCAGTATTGATTTAAGTAAGCAAAGTACAGGGCTTGCCTATCCTCGCTTTTTCAATTGGCCTCAAACGATTGCAACGCGATTAGCCAGTGACGATTCCATTAAATTATTAGTGGTCTTTTTAGGTCCTAACGATCCTTGGGATATGCCACCTGATGGTGGAGGGCGTTACTTAAAATTTGCAAGTGAAGCATGGGAATCAGCCTACCGAGCGCGAATTGCCAGCATTATAGAAAATGCCAGACAGAATAATGTCACGGTTATTTGGGTTGGACCACCTAATATGCGTAAGCAGAAGTTATCTGAAGGTATGGCATATCTTGATAAACTTTACCGTGAAGAAGCTGAAAAAATGGGCGAAATTTACCTTTCCGTCAATGATATGTTTAAATATGAAAAAGATATTTATTCTGATTATATGGGGGATGGTAGCAGTCGTGTTAAGTTAAGAGCCGGTGATGGCATTCATTTTAGCTTAAAAGGTCAGCAAATTATTGCTCAACACGTATTCTCACGTATTCATCTTCAAGAAGAAACAAAAGAAGATAATGCAGTTGATGATGTAAAAGATAAAAACACGGTTATTGTAAATGAAACAACTAACGCACATCCTTGA
- a CDS encoding SGNH/GDSL hydrolase family protein, giving the protein MKQLTHILERKTLVSSSIILALVSLLVACNQETEKTVKLPTPSVLPADGSRQLYNYHDPHFAGFVKKLQQGRQTVHIVQLGDSHTAADFFSGKLRERFQADYGNGGIGFIPPTSIAGQRIANVQYQSDKKAWTLLSSRKDSDPDFPLGGFISEPQAKWAKLQLSENPVTQQRYQLQALYKAPTAAQVNVQSSTNKVLSLSQTQGKWQFSNPTTMTFPVSITISKNQPVKLGGWLITNQQPGVMLSSLGINGATINMMDKWGVQWTETLGQLNPDMVILAYGTNEAFNDTFDLSAYRQQLTDKIRQIRQQAPNSAILLIGPSDSIKNKEAPDCRSQQPQWLSDIIRIQKEVAQQEKTLFWDWRDYMGGECSIKAWALYDLARPDGVHLSREGYESSANTLYSQLNTLINKS; this is encoded by the coding sequence ATGAAACAACTAACGCACATCCTTGAGCGTAAAACCTTAGTCAGTAGTTCAATCATACTGGCCTTGGTTTCACTCTTAGTCGCTTGTAACCAAGAAACTGAAAAAACAGTGAAGTTACCAACCCCCTCAGTATTACCTGCTGATGGTTCAAGACAACTTTACAACTATCACGATCCGCATTTTGCAGGCTTTGTTAAGAAATTACAGCAAGGTCGTCAAACTGTACACATTGTTCAGTTAGGGGATTCCCATACTGCGGCTGATTTTTTCAGTGGTAAGTTGCGTGAACGTTTTCAGGCTGACTATGGTAATGGGGGTATTGGTTTTATTCCTCCGACGAGTATCGCAGGTCAGCGTATTGCAAACGTACAATACCAAAGTGACAAAAAAGCATGGACACTGCTTTCAAGCAGAAAAGATAGCGATCCTGATTTTCCTTTAGGGGGTTTTATTAGTGAACCTCAAGCGAAATGGGCAAAATTACAGTTATCTGAAAATCCAGTTACTCAACAACGTTATCAATTACAAGCGCTCTATAAAGCCCCTACAGCGGCTCAAGTGAATGTACAGTCATCGACAAACAAAGTCCTTTCATTATCGCAAACGCAAGGTAAATGGCAGTTTTCAAACCCAACAACCATGACATTCCCTGTTAGTATTACCATCAGCAAAAATCAGCCCGTTAAATTAGGCGGTTGGTTGATAACCAATCAACAGCCTGGCGTAATGCTTTCCTCATTAGGCATTAATGGTGCCACCATAAATATGATGGATAAATGGGGTGTGCAATGGACTGAAACACTCGGTCAATTAAATCCTGATATGGTGATTTTAGCGTATGGCACCAATGAAGCATTTAATGACACTTTCGATTTGAGCGCCTATCGCCAACAGCTAACCGATAAAATTCGTCAGATCCGCCAGCAAGCGCCTAATAGCGCCATTTTATTAATTGGACCTTCGGACTCTATTAAAAATAAAGAGGCACCTGATTGCCGTTCACAACAGCCTCAATGGCTAAGTGATATTATCAGAATTCAAAAAGAAGTGGCTCAACAGGAAAAGACGCTCTTTTGGGATTGGCGTGATTATATGGGTGGCGAATGTTCGATAAAAGCATGGGCGCTGTATGATTTAGCAAGACCTGACGGTGTTCATCTTTCTCGTGAAGGTTATGAAAGCAGTGCCAATACACTTTATAGCCAATTGAATACCTTAATAAACAAGAGCTAA
- a CDS encoding methyl-accepting chemotaxis protein, whose product MVDYNSLFIKHTDCNIHTITLIRDSILASSNKLQDKLSLLDEMEHLFSQMLDNSQSLTQFLNEVDAHFTHSRKEIDDFSSWLKKIKDSASNIDRLSSQANLLSINSAIEAGHIGREGAGFSVLAQEMKKLSLEIQKQASSIASINNNLGARFIPVKETTEKNQQQVQQVKTLVEEGHQNLTSLSEQASELKHIFTFLSMQQFFNTVKLDHVLWKEAIYIHLLNNDDEHCVNQHTECRLGKWYYQGDGRKFAGTEAFRRLEEPHKLVHECGRLALKANIEDNQEAVAHYIEKMEQASVDVIKYVDVLLNLDNY is encoded by the coding sequence ATGGTTGACTATAATTCGCTTTTTATTAAACACACGGATTGTAATATCCACACTATCACGCTAATTCGAGATTCAATTTTAGCATCAAGTAATAAGCTACAAGATAAGCTCAGTTTGCTTGATGAAATGGAACATCTCTTTAGCCAAATGTTGGATAATTCGCAATCATTGACTCAATTTCTAAATGAAGTGGATGCGCATTTTACGCATAGCCGAAAAGAGATAGATGATTTTTCAAGTTGGCTGAAAAAAATTAAAGATAGTGCTAGCAATATTGATAGGCTTTCTAGTCAGGCGAATCTTTTATCAATTAATTCAGCAATTGAAGCTGGACATATCGGGCGTGAAGGGGCGGGATTTTCAGTCTTAGCCCAAGAGATGAAAAAGTTATCATTAGAAATCCAGAAACAAGCTTCTTCTATTGCCAGCATTAATAATAATTTAGGCGCTCGTTTTATTCCTGTTAAAGAAACTACAGAAAAAAACCAACAGCAGGTTCAACAAGTTAAAACACTGGTTGAAGAAGGGCATCAAAATTTAACGTCACTGTCAGAACAAGCTAGCGAGCTTAAACATATTTTTACCTTTCTTTCGATGCAACAGTTTTTTAATACGGTCAAACTTGATCATGTTTTATGGAAAGAAGCGATTTATATCCATTTATTAAATAATGATGATGAACACTGTGTTAATCAGCATACAGAGTGCCGTTTAGGCAAATGGTATTATCAAGGTGATGGACGGAAATTTGCTGGTACAGAGGCTTTTCGGCGTTTAGAAGAGCCGCATAAGTTAGTGCATGAATGCGGACGTTTAGCATTAAAGGCCAATATAGAAGATAATCAAGAAGCGGTTGCACACTATATAGAGAAAATGGAACAAGCCAGCGTTGATGTTATCAAATATGTCGATGTTTTATTAAATTTAGATAATTACTAA
- the gntU gene encoding gluconate transporter translates to MSTLTLVLTAVGSVLLLLFFVMYARLHAFIALMIVAIGAGIFSGMPLEKITQTMQNGMGGTLGFLSIVVALGAMFGKVLHETGALDQIAVRLLKYFGEKRANYALGIAGLICALPLFFDVAVVLLIGVVFAVARRTGGNVVKMAIPLFAGVAGAAAFLLPGPTPMLLADQMNADFGWMILIGLCAAIPGMLLAGPIFGNFISRYVTLELPKDLSEPSLGQNKMPSFGFSLALVLLPLVLVGFKTIGARFVEKGSELYNILEFVGHPFIAILVACLVAIYGLAIRRGMSKEKVMEICSAAIQPAGIILLVTGAGGVFKQVLVDSGVGPALGNALIGAGMPIAVACFILAGAVRVIQGSATVACLTAVGLVLPVINELGYSGAQMAALSVCIAGGSIILSHVNDSGFWLFGKFTGATEAQTLKTWSLMETILGTTGAIVGMIFFAFL, encoded by the coding sequence ATGAGTACATTAACGCTTGTGCTAACCGCGGTTGGCTCGGTTTTATTACTGCTCTTTTTTGTAATGTATGCACGTTTACATGCTTTTATTGCATTAATGATTGTTGCCATTGGCGCGGGTATTTTCTCAGGTATGCCTTTAGAGAAAATCACACAAACCATGCAAAACGGTATGGGCGGTACTTTAGGTTTCCTCTCCATCGTCGTCGCGCTGGGGGCAATGTTTGGTAAGGTGCTACATGAAACAGGGGCATTAGACCAAATCGCGGTGCGATTATTAAAATACTTTGGTGAGAAACGCGCCAACTACGCATTAGGTATTGCGGGTTTAATTTGTGCTTTACCTCTGTTCTTTGATGTTGCCGTTGTCTTATTAATTGGTGTTGTATTTGCTGTTGCTCGCCGTACGGGTGGCAACGTGGTGAAAATGGCAATCCCTCTCTTTGCGGGTGTTGCAGGTGCTGCCGCTTTCTTATTACCAGGGCCAACACCAATGCTATTAGCCGACCAAATGAATGCTGACTTTGGTTGGATGATCTTAATTGGCCTGTGCGCAGCTATTCCGGGAATGTTATTAGCCGGTCCTATTTTCGGTAATTTTATTAGCCGTTATGTCACCTTAGAATTACCAAAAGATTTATCAGAGCCTAGTTTAGGTCAGAATAAAATGCCTTCTTTTGGTTTCAGTCTTGCTCTGGTGTTATTACCTTTAGTCTTAGTGGGATTCAAAACCATTGGCGCTCGTTTCGTTGAGAAAGGTTCAGAGCTGTACAATATCCTTGAATTTGTTGGTCATCCTTTTATCGCTATTCTTGTGGCTTGTTTAGTGGCTATTTATGGCTTAGCAATCCGCCGTGGTATGAGCAAAGAAAAAGTGATGGAGATTTGTTCTGCTGCAATCCAACCTGCGGGGATCATTTTATTGGTTACTGGTGCAGGTGGCGTCTTTAAACAAGTGTTAGTCGATTCGGGTGTTGGCCCTGCATTAGGGAATGCGTTAATTGGCGCAGGTATGCCAATTGCGGTCGCGTGTTTTATTCTGGCAGGTGCAGTACGTGTTATTCAAGGTTCAGCAACGGTGGCTTGTTTAACCGCAGTGGGTTTAGTTTTACCGGTTATTAATGAGTTGGGCTACAGTGGCGCTCAAATGGCGGCATTATCTGTCTGTATCGCGGGTGGCTCTATTATTCTTAGCCACGTTAATGACTCTGGTTTCTGGTTATTCGGTAAATTTACTGGGGCAACAGAAGCGCAAACATTAAAGACATGGTCATTAATGGAAACGATTCTTGGCACAACCGGTGCTATCGTAGGTATGATTTTCTTCGCTTTTTTATAA